The segment TCCCCGTTGCACCTTTTTGCCGCTGGAATGCTCCGACGGCGTCAGTCCCATATAAGCCCACAGATCCCGGGGCTTTCGAAAACGCTTCATATCCCCCAACTCCGCCGCCAGCATCACCGCTATCCGATCCGATACGCCTTTAAAACCCCGGTATATCTCCACAAGATGGGCCGACTCCCATTGGGCGGCATGGGTTTGAATCGCCTCTTCGATTTGCTCCACTCTCCTCTGGCGCTCAATAGCTGTCTCCAAATACTCTATCTTGGTCGTCTCAAGATAGCCGTCCCCCATGTTCAGATCCCGGACCCATTGCGCGTAGGCCCCGGACCACCGCGTCTTCATGGGATAAACATATCCATGGCGGAGCAGGAAAGCCTTGAGCCGTTGCTTGACGCGCTTGGCATCATCCACCGCGTCTTCCCGGCAACGCACCATGTCCCGCATGGACTCGTTTATTTCGGAAGGGACGTGCACCTCCGTCAAATCTCCGGAACGATGCAGCCTGGCCAGATTCCGGGCGTCCCGAGAGTCCGTCTTAATACGATCTCCGGACTTTTTGGGAATCAGGGACGGCGCCGCTACCATGCAGGGAAATCCTTTGGACCGGATGTAACGGGCCAGCCAGTATCCGCATGGCCCCGCCTCATACACGAACCGAAGATCTCTCCCTTGGGAAGACAGCTTACGCAGCATTTTATCCACCACCGCCGTGTTGTTAGACCATGTTCCAAACATGTCAACCTCTCCGCTTGCCCCTTCCGCCGTTGCTGCGACGATGCTTTCTTTGTGGACATCCATTCCGACATACAGTACCTTGTTCATGACCCCTCCTTGATGTGGCTCTGAGTGATTGAAAACTACACGCTTCCAATTACTTAACCCACGGTTTCAAGGAGCGGGTCAACCCCATTGGCCTGAATCGCCGCCCGTATTACCCATAATATCTACGATGTCGGAGCGCCCAGGGATGAGGAATGTTTGACGGCCGTATTTTTATTCGAATGGAGGATGAGGCGGAGGTATGCACTCCCACGTGCAACATGGGATCGAGAATAAAGGATGCCGTTTGAGGCGTCATGGGGACGAAAGACATTTTTGGCGTTGGGAAAGAGATTTGGTCGCGCCTTTTGTGCTTTGCACCCAGGCAGCAAACTGCGCTGCCTGGGCCACCCAAAGAATAAGGTTGCCGCTTCGCGTCGTTTTTTGGATAGGTGCGGCAACCTGCGCTGCCTGGGGCGCCCAAAAAACGGCGTCGTGAACAAGCTTCCCCACCTATAAAACATCCATGCATTAAGGACCGGTTCAAGTCAGAACATCATAGATGAGTTCAAGCGTTTCCTGCGCTTTGTCAAAAATTTTCTCAGCCTCGTGTTCAGGATAAAGATAAGCGCAGCCTTCCATGTGAGGAACAGTATCAACAAGCCATACGGCCCAGGATTTAGGAATGCTATCCTCATCAGACAATCGAGCCTTGAGGCTTCCAAGGACGTCGCACATGGCCGAATACTTGTCGGCGTCTAACCCCTTGCCCATTCTTAAAGGGAGAAGGAAATCCAAGACGGTTTTTTCCAGTTCCTTTTCCACTTGGCGCAATTCCCATATCTCAGATATTAATCCAACACCGCGCCTTTGGCGGCGGAGGACACCAGCTTGACGTACCGGCGCATGTATCCCGGCGGGATTTCCCTTTGCACGGGCTTCCAGTTGGCGCGCCTTTTTTCAAGCTCTTCCTTGGAGACAAGAAGATCCAGCTTGCGGGCCGGAATATCTATGGATATTTCATCCCCATTTTCCACCATGGCTATAGGGCCTCCCGCCGCTGCTTCCGGCGATACATGTCCGATGCACGGGCCTGACGTGGCGCCGGAAAAGCGCCCGTCCGTGATGAGCGCCACCTGCTTGTATCCGGCCATGTCCAAGCCCATGGTGACGGCCAGGGTTTCGGGCATGCCCGGCCCTCCCTTGGGGCCCTCGTTGCGGATGACCACCACGTCCCCTTCCCGGATCGTTTCTTCGCGCACGGCTTTCAGGGCGTCGTGCTCGGACTCGAAGACCCGGGCCTTGCCGGTGAACACCCGCATGGATTCGATGACGGCGGATTGTTTGATCACCGATCCTTCGGGCGCCAGGGAGCCGAAAAGGGCCGCCGTGCCGCCTTCCGCCAGATAGGGGTTGTCCTTGGGCCGGATGACCGCGGCGTCCTTGACCGTAGCAAAGGCCAGGACGTCTTTCAAGGGGCCGCCGGCAACGGTCATGGCCTCCGTATTCAGATCCTCTTCCAGC is part of the Desulfatibacillum aliphaticivorans DSM 15576 genome and harbors:
- a CDS encoding IS110 family transposase — its product is MNKVLYVGMDVHKESIVAATAEGASGEVDMFGTWSNNTAVVDKMLRKLSSQGRDLRFVYEAGPCGYWLARYIRSKGFPCMVAAPSLIPKKSGDRIKTDSRDARNLARLHRSGDLTEVHVPSEINESMRDMVRCREDAVDDAKRVKQRLKAFLLRHGYVYPMKTRWSGAYAQWVRDLNMGDGYLETTKIEYLETAIERQRRVEQIEEAIQTHAAQWESAHLVEIYRGFKGVSDRIAVMLAAELGDMKRFRKPRDLWAYMGLTPSEHSSGKKVQRG